A genomic region of Pseudopipra pipra isolate bDixPip1 chromosome W, bDixPip1.hap1, whole genome shotgun sequence contains the following coding sequences:
- the LOC135405274 gene encoding zinc finger protein 501-like, translated as MSLAFPVGRRQIPCLSFLLPAPGPELRTESPEDKSPRETLVGEAVLKGSPAQEGSGEEKGRRSPRRRGSKASPGCSEEERPSLCQEGGQSLRRSSELVVPEQPPSREKPFRCLECGKSFRQSCDLLKHQHIHTGERPYSCGECGKSFRDSSTLRTHQRIHTGERPYKCGECGKRCRTSSDLVVHQRTHTDERPFRCTDCGKAFKQNSHLVTHRRIHTGERPYKCGECGKSFSHSSHLIRHKHIHTGEKPFRCLECGKSFSQSSHVLRHQDMHTGARPYTCGECGKSFSQNYHLRTHQRIHSGERPYKCEECGKSFSRRYHLRTHQRIHSGERPYTCEECGKSFNRSFHLCSHQHIHTGECPYTCRECGKSFSHSSTLRKHLRIHTGERPYKCLECGKRFPTRGNLYTHERTHRDERPFCCTDCGKWFKEKSHLVTHRRIHTGERPYKCGECGKRFTQIGVLTKHQRTHQ; from the exons atgtccttggccttccctgtgggccggaggcaaatcccctgcctgtccttcttgcttcctgccccaggccccgagctgaggacggagagcccggaggacaaatccccccgtgagaccctggtgggagaggccgttttgaagggctccccggcgcaggaaggcagcggggaggaaaagggccggagatccccccgcaggaggggctccaaagccagcccagggtgctctgaggaggaaagacccagcctgtgccaggaaggcggccagagcttgaggcggagctctgagctggtggtccctgagcagcctcccagcagagaaaagcccttcagatgcttggaatgtggaaagagcttcaggcagagctgtgacctcctcaagcaccagcacatccacactggggaacgaccctactcatgtggggaatgtgggaagagcttcagggacagctccaccctccgcacccaccaacgcatccacactggagaacggccctacaagtgtggggagtgtgggaagaggtgtcggaccagctcagatctcgtcgtgcaccagcggacgcacacagatgagaggcccttccgctgcaccgactgtgggaaggccttcaagcagaactcccaccttgtcacccaccggcgcatccacaccggggagaggccctacaagtgtggggagtgtgggaagagctttagccacagctcccacctgatccggCACAAGCACATCCACACAG gagagaagcccttcaggtgcttggaatgtgggaagagcttcagtcagagctctCACGTGCTCCGACACCAGGACATGCACACTGGGGCacgtccctacacgtgtggagaatgtgggaagagcttcagccagaactaccacctccgcacccaccagcgcatccacagcggggaacggccctacaagtgtgaggaatgtgggaagagcttcagccggaggtaccacctccgcacccaccagcgcatccacagtggggaacggccgtACAcatgtgaggaatgtgggaagagcttcaaccggaGCTTTCACCTTTgttcccaccagcacatccacactggagaatgtccttacacgtgtagggaatgtgggaagagcttcagtcacagctccaccctccgcaaaCACCttcgcatccacactggggaacggccctacaagtgcttggaatgtgggaagaggtttccaaCCAGGGGGAATCTCTACacgcatgagcggacgcacagggatgagaggcccttctgctgcaccgactgcgggaaatGGTTCAAGGAGAAATCCCAtcttgtcacccaccggcgcatccacaccggggagaggccctacaagtgtggggagtgtgggaagagattcaCCCAGATTGGTgtcttgaccaaacaccaacggacccaccagtaa